One genomic region from Gossypium hirsutum isolate 1008001.06 chromosome D13, Gossypium_hirsutum_v2.1, whole genome shotgun sequence encodes:
- the LOC107937789 gene encoding benzyl alcohol O-benzoyltransferase, producing MAAPSSIPLKFTVRRCEPELVAPAKPTPYEQKLLSDIDDQASLRFQVPVISFYQYEPSMEGKDPAEVIREALAQTLVCYYPFAGRLREGANGKLIVDCTGEGVMFIKADADVTLEQFGEPLLPPFPCSDELLYNVPNSEGMLNCPLLLIQVTRLKCGGFIFALRLNHVMSDGTGLAQFLFALGEMARGVATHSISPIWERHLLDAQHPAGITFTHREYDEVEAPVTTPITILPFDNPVQRSFSFGFAEVSLLRSLLPPHLRRCTTFELITACLWRCRTLAINLDPDEEVRMICVVNARSKFNPLFPSGYYGNVFVFPAAITTVKSLREKPLGYAVELIKQVKASVTEEYVKSVAALMVARGKRIHFPNVIGTYIISDLTKVGFEDTDFGWDKAVFGGTMIAVGVISFLMPTKNKKGEVGSVASICLPAPAMERFEKELENMLKQQPSEGKKSKSISISSAL from the exons ATGGCAGCACCTTCCAGCATTCCCCTTAAGTTCACTGTCCGACGTTGTGAACCAGAACTTGTTGCTCCTGCTAAGCCTACGCCATATGAACAAAAACTGTTATCGGACATTGATGATCAGGCGAGTTTGCGGTTTCAAGTGCCAGTAATCAGCTTTTATCAATATGAACCTTCCATGGAAGGAAAAGATCCAGCTGAGGTTATTAGGGAGGCACTTGCACAAACCCTAGTATGTTATTATCCATTTGCAGGTAGATTAAGAGAAGGGGCCAATGGTAAGCTTATAGTGGATTGCACCGGTGAGGGTGTGATGTTTATAAAAGCCGATGCTGATGTTACACTTGAACAGTTTGGTGAACCACTTCTCCCACCATTCCCTTGCTCCGATGAGCTCCTTTATAATGTTCCTAATTCTGAAGGGATGCTAAATTGCCCATTGCTGTTGATTCAG GTAACAAGGTTGAAATGCGGTGGTTTCATCTTCGCTCTCCGTCTCAACCATGTCATGAGTGATGGTACTGGCCTAGCACAATTCCTGTTTGCCCTGGGTGAAATGGCACGAGGCGTAGCCACTCACTCGATCTCACCCATTTGGGAAAGACATCTCTTAGATGCTCAACACCCAGCAGGAATCACATTTACCCACCGCGAGTATGATGAAGTGGAAGCCCCTGTCACCACCCCCATTACCATCTTGCCATTTGACAATCCAGTTCAACGTTCCTTTTCCTTTGGCTTTGCAGAAGTTTCACTTCTTCGTAGCCTCCTACCTCCCCACCTTCGCCGTTGTACCACGTTTGAACTCATAACAGCTTGTTTATGGCGTTGTCGAACCCTTGCTATAAACCTTGACCCTGATGAAGAGGTACGCATGATATGCGTTGTTAATGCACGTTCTAAATTCAATCCCTTATTCCCATCGGGATATTACGGGAATGTGTTTGTCTTCCCAGCAGCAATAACAACTGTTAAAAGTCTCCGTGAGAAACCATTAGGGTATGCAGTGGAATTAATAAAACAAGTGAAAGCAAGTGTGACAGAGGAATATGTGAAATCCGTGGCAGCTTTAATGGTGGCTCGGGGTAAACGAATCCATTTCCCGAATGTTATTGGTACGTACATTATATCAGATTTAACAAAGGTCGGATTTGAAGATACAGATTTCGGATGGGATAAGGCTGTGTTTGGAGGGACAATGATAGCGGTTGGGGTGATAAGCTTTTTAATGCCTACCAAGAATAAGAAAGGAGAAGTTGGAAGTGTGGCATCAATTTGTTTACCAGCTCCAGCGATGGAAAGGTTTGAGAAGGAATTGGAGAACATGTTGAAGCAGCAGCCAAGTGAGGGTAAAAAGAGtaaatcaatttcaatttcttctgCTTTGTGA